Proteins encoded within one genomic window of Eurosta solidaginis isolate ZX-2024a chromosome 1, ASM4086904v1, whole genome shotgun sequence:
- the Kif19A gene encoding kinesin-like protein KIF19: MAQNGSWSSSSGGSSSSSAAQSRGLGTAVGAQEERLVVVVRVRPSDETADRCIDVISEKSLLYDDGGKSRPRQYSYDHVFKESDSQEKVYKKTTAPLVRDVLNGYNAAVFAYGATGSGKTHTMLGPHRKKTASTTNLNGTFTERGATAAYDVDANSNESGLMVRAIEEIFQHIDNAPDKSSKVSISYLEIYNELIRDLLSPGGPLELREDHRGQRITVAGLSEITTTSRHEVVSLLLKGNKARTMEPTAANQTSSRSHALLSITVQTKTPLGTKQGRLFLTDLAGSERAKKTKNRGKRLQEGAHINRSLLALGNCINALSGGARYVNYRDSKLTRLLKEALSGKCKTVMIAHVAPEGKHRDETKNTLVYADRANSISTRLQNSVYIDEVKDFPTKHYQNLVSELREEVTRLRSKMLTERPRSGAAAAAAAQPTRTTEEDEKRKTELRYLREQIVLTFKQQMKLRRKLLEAESHLLGLELDAERQHMIISHWQGRMGKLYDSPADDDIESEGAIALKNAWGELSAIEKETRRYKEIRERTEQELELCRQKGVQLEDELPERITSDEERELLALLCRVHELEADKVSLQAERLARQAELRRRDLQLLRAERQRRLCEDIISSQRRLIEEGNVELPDELRELYGLYQQEIHAGVVTPATSYERKLPPIYTAGSESPGSSSSSEWSPGSPLPPIDSQILSTFHDGPDRHMGPLVNPRLPKLSATTAPSTRRGTSIRLAKHAPNT, encoded by the exons ATGGCACAAAATGGTTCTTGGTCCAGCAGCAGTGGCGGTAGTTCGTCATCGTCGGCGGCGCAAAGTCGTGGATTAGGAACAGCAGTTGGAGCGCAAGAGGAGCGTTTAGTT GTTGTAGTTAGAGTGCGACCCAGCGATGAGACAGCTGACCGGTGCATTGATGTTATTTCGGAGAAATCACTTTTATACGACGATGGCGGTAAAAGTCGTCCTCGGCAATATTCGTATGATCACGTCTTCAAGGAATCTGATTCACAG GAAAAGGTCTACAAGAAAACGACTGCACCATTAGTCAGAGATGTGCTCAATGGCTATAACGCGGCTGTATTCGCCTACGGTGCTACCGGCTCTGGCAAAACACATACCATGCTTGGACCACATCGCAAGAAAACCGCTTCAACTACTAATTTGAATGGAACTTTTACCGAACGTGGCGCAACCGCGGCCTATGATGTTGATGCGAATAGCAATGAAAGTGGTCTGATGGTACGTGCCATTGAAGAAATTTTCCAACATATTGACAATGCGCCAGATAAAAGCAGCAAG GTATCCATCTCCTATTTGGAAATATATAATGAGCTTATACGAGATCTTTTGAGTCCGGGTGGTCCACTTGAACTACGTGAAGATCATCGCGGTCAACGCATAACTGTAGCTGGTCTCTCAGAGATCACTACCACCAGTCGACATGAGGTTGTTTCTTTGCTGCTAAAGGGCAATAAAGCACGTACCATGGAACCGACAGCTGCTAATCAAACTTCGTCACGCAGTCATGCACTCCTTAGTATTACTGTGCAAACAAAGACGCCTCTGGGCACAAAACAAGGACGTCTTTTTCTTACTGATCTAGCAGGCTCGGAACGTGCTAAGAAAACCAAAAATCGTGGAAAGCGTTTGCAGGAGGGTGCGCATATCAACCGCAGCCTTCTAGCCTTAGGAAATTGCATTAATGCGCTGTCGGGTGGAGCACGTTATGTAAATTATAGAGACTCCAAGTTGACACGTCTCTTAAAAGAGGCTTTGAGTGGCAAATGTAAAACCGTTATGATAGCGCATGTCGCGCCAGAAGGCAAGCATCGCGATGAAACTAAAAACACGCTGGTTTATGCAGATCGCGCCAATAGTATTTCAACACGTTTACAGAATTCTGTGTATATTGATGAGGTCAAAGACTTTCCCACAAAGCATTATCAAAATCTGGTCTCCGAATTACGTGAAGAAGTTACACGTTTACGTAGTAAAATGCTTACAGAACGTCCGCGGAGTGGCGCTGCAGCCGCTGCAGCGGCACAACCAACACGCACCACAGAGGAAGATGAGAAGCGAAAAACCGAGCTGCGCTACTTGCGTGAGCAAATTGTGCTAACCTTCAAACAGCAAATGAAATTGAGACGTAAATTACTTGAAGCTGAAAGCCATCTGCTGGGCCTTGAATTAGATGCAGAACGTCAGCATATGATCATCTCACATTGGCAGGGACGTATGGGAAAGCTTTACGACTCACCAGCTGATGATG ATATAGAATCCGAAGGCGCTATTGCTTTGAAGAACGCTTGGGGCGAACTTTCGGCAATAGAGAAAGAAACACGACGCTATAAGGAGATACGAGAACGCACTGAACAAGAGCTTGAATTGTGCCGACAAAAAGGCGTGCAATTGGAAGAT GAACTACCCGAACGTATTACCAGCGATGAAGAACGTGAATTGTTGGCTTTACTTTGTCGCGTTCATGAATTGGAGGCGGACAAGGTGTCATTACAAGCCGAGCGCTTGGCAAGACAAGCCGAATTAAGAAGACGTGATCTACAGTTGTTACGTGCCGAACGGCAGCGTAGACTTTGTGAAGATATCATAAGCTCACAGCGTCGTCTAATTGAGGAGGGTAATGTTGAATTGCCTGACGAACTACGTGAACTTTACGGGTTATACCAGCAAGAAATACATGCGGGCGTAGTTACACCGGCTACCTCATATGAACGGAAACTACCGCCCATCTACACAGCAGG TTCAGAGTCCCCCGGCTCAAGTTCCAGCTCAGAATGGTCGCCTGGTTCACCGCTACCACCAATTGATAGTCAAATACTCAGCACATTTCACGATGGACCAGATCGACATATGGGTCCACTAGTTAATCCACGTTTACCAAAGCTATCAGCCACTACTGCACCTTCAACGCGTCGAGGAACATCAATACGTTTGGCCAAACATGCGCCCAATACCTAG